The following proteins are co-located in the Polystyrenella longa genome:
- a CDS encoding DUF1501 domain-containing protein, whose amino-acid sequence MAVTRNCEGTTRRDCLKLGIGGLLGGTLTGALQSRAEASPSGTAPSGKATNCILIWMDGGPTHFETFDPKPEAPSEYRGDLSAIDTAIPGVQFSENMRNLAQNLDKFSMIRSIRHNQGNHGAGNHYMTTGAPPRIPVGCGAFVSFHPSMGSVAAYELGKDNGLPPYFSMPSMARSGGPNFLGAKYAPFVVGDDPNKDNFRVRDVAIPRELTDDRFHKRTDLRRLVDKMKRFENQVAGDPILGLDEYYKQGYSLVTSPEAQKAFDISKESDEVRDRYVRNGFGQRCLLSRRLVEAGVPFVTVYDGGWDHHSNIFDACNKRLPQWDQTVWTLISDLEERGLLDSTLVIAMGEFGRTPKISTLAGQTTPGRDHWANAMSVLMAGGGTPGGQVVGATDRKGFSAVERVLSPENLVSTIYSKLGIDPDKMYYTPQGRPAHLVSDSTVIDELMG is encoded by the coding sequence ATGGCTGTCACTCGAAATTGCGAGGGAACAACCCGCCGCGACTGCTTGAAACTTGGTATTGGTGGCTTATTAGGCGGAACACTCACCGGCGCTTTACAGAGCCGTGCAGAAGCTTCCCCTTCAGGTACTGCGCCTTCTGGAAAAGCGACCAACTGTATTCTGATCTGGATGGATGGTGGTCCGACTCACTTTGAGACGTTCGATCCCAAACCCGAAGCCCCCTCCGAGTACCGGGGTGACCTGAGCGCGATCGACACCGCTATTCCGGGTGTTCAGTTTTCTGAGAACATGAGAAACCTGGCGCAGAACCTCGACAAGTTTTCCATGATTCGCTCGATCAGGCATAATCAGGGCAACCATGGTGCTGGTAATCACTACATGACGACTGGGGCTCCTCCCCGAATTCCTGTAGGTTGTGGAGCGTTCGTCAGCTTCCATCCCAGCATGGGGTCCGTTGCCGCATATGAGTTGGGTAAAGACAATGGTCTTCCTCCCTACTTCAGTATGCCCAGCATGGCTCGTTCGGGTGGCCCGAACTTCCTGGGAGCCAAATATGCTCCCTTTGTTGTGGGTGACGATCCAAACAAAGATAACTTCCGTGTTCGTGATGTCGCCATTCCACGCGAATTGACCGACGATCGTTTTCATAAACGAACTGACCTGCGTCGACTCGTCGATAAGATGAAACGATTTGAAAATCAGGTTGCAGGCGATCCTATTCTGGGTCTCGATGAATATTACAAACAGGGTTACAGCCTGGTGACTTCCCCCGAAGCTCAGAAAGCGTTTGATATCTCCAAAGAATCAGACGAAGTCCGCGATCGTTATGTTCGCAACGGATTCGGACAACGCTGCCTGCTATCCCGTCGACTGGTTGAAGCGGGCGTGCCTTTCGTGACAGTCTATGATGGTGGTTGGGATCATCATTCTAACATCTTCGACGCCTGTAATAAGCGTTTACCGCAATGGGACCAGACTGTGTGGACCTTGATCAGCGACCTCGAAGAACGAGGGCTGCTTGATTCAACTTTGGTTATTGCCATGGGCGAGTTTGGCCGTACTCCTAAGATTTCTACGCTCGCTGGTCAAACAACTCCTGGACGTGACCACTGGGCGAACGCCATGTCTGTACTGATGGCGGGCGGCGGTACTCCTGGAGGCCAAGTCGTTGGTGCGACTGACCGAAAAGGTTTCTCTGCCGTTGAACGAGTTCTCTCTCCCGAGAATCTTGTATCGACCATCTACAGCAAGTTGGGTATCGATCCTGACAAGATGTATTACACCCCTCAGGGACGTCCGGCGCACCTCGTGAGTGACTCGACCGTCATTGACGAGCTGATGGGCTAA
- a CDS encoding CehA/McbA family metallohydrolase domain-containing protein, with protein sequence MRITVLTLALVAMFNVTFTLSGLQAGDLEAKNGKQWFKGNLHAHSLWSDGDEYPEMIGLWYKEQGYNFLTLSDHNVLATIDRWIDVEMSKGGMEAFAKLQKQFPQDWIEQRKVDDILEVKLKKFDEFSELLNEEGSFLMVKGEEVTDGYKNSPIHMNVSNVKEMIPPMKGKSIFDTMQNNVNAAASQRERTGQAMMIHLNHPNFHYGVTAEDLMRVIGENFFEVYNGHPGVRNNGDEVHASTERMWDIILTRRITELKLPLMYGLATDDGHEYHHIPSPAKRSEPGRGWVMVLADKLDSNTLITAIEQGDFYASSGVTMNRIVSNEEGVTVEVEPVEGETYTIEFIGTRDGYDTTSEPVLNKEGEEANITHKYSDELGTVLHSVSGTEAHYSFQPDDLYVRVQVTSSADHANPSQSGDKKQAWIQPVYGPAGQAQVVK encoded by the coding sequence ATGCGCATCACTGTTCTTACTCTTGCTCTCGTTGCCATGTTCAATGTCACCTTCACACTCTCGGGACTCCAAGCGGGAGACCTGGAAGCGAAGAATGGAAAACAGTGGTTTAAAGGCAACTTACACGCCCATTCTCTCTGGTCTGATGGAGATGAATACCCGGAGATGATTGGGCTCTGGTACAAAGAACAGGGGTATAACTTCCTAACACTTTCCGACCACAATGTCCTGGCGACCATTGATCGCTGGATTGATGTTGAGATGAGCAAGGGTGGGATGGAAGCCTTCGCGAAGCTGCAGAAACAATTTCCCCAAGACTGGATTGAGCAACGAAAAGTCGATGACATACTGGAAGTCAAACTGAAAAAGTTCGACGAGTTTTCTGAGCTGCTGAATGAAGAGGGTTCTTTCCTGATGGTAAAAGGGGAAGAGGTCACTGATGGTTACAAGAACTCACCTATTCATATGAATGTTTCCAATGTGAAAGAAATGATTCCTCCGATGAAGGGGAAGTCAATTTTTGACACGATGCAGAATAATGTGAATGCAGCCGCCTCTCAGCGGGAACGGACAGGACAGGCGATGATGATTCACCTGAACCATCCTAACTTCCATTACGGCGTCACAGCGGAAGACCTGATGCGAGTTATTGGAGAGAACTTTTTCGAAGTCTACAATGGTCATCCGGGTGTGCGGAACAATGGCGATGAAGTACATGCTTCCACAGAAAGAATGTGGGACATCATTCTGACGCGTCGAATTACGGAATTGAAACTTCCGCTCATGTATGGTTTGGCGACCGATGATGGACATGAATATCATCACATTCCATCGCCCGCCAAACGAAGCGAACCAGGCCGGGGATGGGTGATGGTACTGGCGGATAAACTGGATTCGAACACGCTGATCACCGCGATCGAACAGGGCGACTTCTACGCTTCATCAGGTGTCACGATGAACCGAATCGTCAGTAATGAAGAAGGGGTCACCGTTGAAGTTGAACCGGTAGAAGGAGAAACTTACACGATCGAATTCATCGGAACCCGGGATGGTTACGACACGACCAGTGAACCCGTATTGAATAAAGAGGGCGAAGAAGCGAACATCACTCACAAATACAGCGACGAATTGGGAACGGTATTGCACTCTGTCTCGGGGACAGAAGCGCATTACTCTTTCCAACCGGATGACTTATATGTGCGAGTTCAGGTGACTTCTTCCGCCGACCATGCGAACCCTTCGCAGTCGGGAGACAAGAAACAGGCTTGGATCCAGCCAGTTTATGGTCCCGCTGGCCAGGCGCAAGTGGTAAAATAG
- the pruA gene encoding L-glutamate gamma-semialdehyde dehydrogenase, with protein sequence MSTNKTVTQEPDSPDALEDRTQQIGHELWDHLERSTPSIFERRWWDDRILSWAMSDESVKVQMFRFVDVLPMLRSHDSITRHLQEYFEEVRQHLPWAMRLMTDSASSNSLLSRALAYNARTNATSMAKRFIAGTNSVEVLESVERLRESGFGCILDLLGEAVISESEADNYQNAYLTLLNEVAEDAGSWPTVSQVDHDNLGEVPRIQLSLKLSSLYSQFQPADTEGTAEAVKERLRPVLQAAQEKDAYIHIDMESYFCKDLTLAIFKEVLMEDEFRQMDQVGIVIQAYLRDAEEDLEDLLEWVKERGTPVAIRLVKGAYWDYEKIHAEAHGWPIPVFLMKWESDANFEKLSGYLLEHRDWLRPQFGTHNMRSIANIIAMAEAREIPKTAYEFQMLYGMAGEIGQILIEQNHRVRIYAPFGELLPGMSYLVRRLLENTSNDSFLRQSLRENIDVESLFMNPTEVGKTMTPPEEFVPVFQNEPFSDFSLEEVREQMEAALEDISNYMGEEYPVVINGRIQEPHEMLLSRNPSNSSQIVGRVASATPDQAEEAIDAARRAFKEWSGIEAKYRSEYLELIANEMRDRRFELAAWMVYECGKPWVEADADVAEAIDFCNYYAEQMRFLGEPRHRDVPGEENSYYYRARGVVVVISPWNFPLAILTGMTVAALVSGNTVIMKPAEQSSVIAAKLMEIFSNAGIPSGVVNYLPGNGEDIGPVLVNSPDVDMVTFTGSRPVGLEINRSASDTDQRQHSVRKIIAEMGGKNAIIVDADADLDEAVQGVVQSAFSYAGQKCSACSRVIVMEDVYDQFLERLVEAAGSLVVGAAEHPATTVGPVIDKAALDRINEYIELAYEEGDVVLATDVSELEGEGYYVGPHIIENVASESRLAQEEIFGPVLVVFKVQKLNEAFEIANNTDYALTGGMYSRSPKNLQQARLKMICGNLYLNRGITGALVDRQPFGGFRMSGIGTKAGGPDYLHQFLIPINVTENTMRRGFAPNATDPNSVSSDTTSSENEDATGEV encoded by the coding sequence TTGAGTACCAATAAAACTGTCACACAGGAGCCAGACAGCCCAGACGCGCTGGAAGATCGGACACAGCAGATTGGTCACGAGCTGTGGGACCACCTGGAACGGAGTACGCCCTCCATCTTTGAGCGGCGCTGGTGGGATGATCGTATCCTCTCCTGGGCAATGTCGGACGAGTCAGTCAAAGTGCAGATGTTCCGCTTTGTGGACGTACTGCCCATGCTGCGAAGTCACGATTCTATTACTCGTCATCTTCAGGAATACTTTGAAGAGGTTCGGCAGCATCTACCTTGGGCCATGCGACTGATGACGGATTCGGCATCGTCGAATTCCCTGCTCAGCCGGGCACTGGCCTACAATGCTCGTACCAATGCCACCAGCATGGCCAAACGGTTTATCGCCGGGACCAACAGCGTGGAAGTTCTTGAGTCGGTTGAACGCCTTCGCGAATCGGGATTTGGCTGTATTCTCGATCTCCTCGGTGAAGCGGTTATCAGTGAAAGTGAAGCGGACAACTATCAGAACGCGTACCTCACCTTGCTGAATGAAGTGGCCGAAGATGCGGGAAGCTGGCCGACAGTGAGCCAGGTCGACCACGATAATCTAGGCGAAGTTCCCCGAATTCAGCTCTCCCTCAAGCTGTCATCTCTGTACAGCCAGTTTCAACCTGCTGATACCGAAGGAACGGCAGAAGCGGTTAAAGAACGATTACGCCCTGTTCTGCAGGCCGCACAGGAGAAAGACGCGTACATCCATATCGATATGGAGAGTTACTTCTGCAAAGATTTGACATTAGCAATCTTTAAAGAAGTCCTGATGGAAGACGAGTTCCGACAGATGGATCAGGTTGGAATCGTGATTCAGGCCTATCTACGGGATGCCGAGGAAGATCTTGAGGACCTCTTGGAGTGGGTCAAAGAACGAGGAACTCCCGTGGCGATTCGTCTGGTTAAAGGCGCCTACTGGGACTACGAAAAAATACACGCCGAAGCTCATGGTTGGCCCATTCCTGTCTTCCTGATGAAGTGGGAATCGGACGCGAATTTCGAAAAGCTCTCCGGTTATCTGTTGGAACACCGCGACTGGTTGCGACCGCAGTTCGGAACGCACAACATGCGCAGCATCGCGAATATTATCGCGATGGCTGAAGCACGAGAGATTCCCAAAACAGCCTACGAATTCCAGATGCTCTACGGTATGGCGGGAGAAATCGGTCAGATTCTGATCGAGCAGAACCATCGTGTTCGTATTTATGCTCCCTTCGGGGAGTTGCTGCCCGGGATGTCTTACCTTGTCCGTCGCCTGCTCGAAAATACATCAAACGATTCTTTTCTGCGGCAGAGTCTGCGTGAAAATATTGATGTAGAAAGTTTGTTCATGAATCCGACCGAAGTGGGAAAAACAATGACGCCACCCGAAGAATTTGTTCCCGTCTTTCAGAACGAACCTTTCTCCGATTTCAGTTTGGAAGAAGTTCGCGAACAGATGGAAGCGGCACTGGAAGATATCAGCAATTATATGGGCGAAGAATACCCGGTGGTTATCAACGGGCGTATTCAGGAACCTCACGAGATGCTGCTGTCTCGCAATCCATCCAATAGTAGTCAGATTGTAGGACGCGTCGCCTCCGCCACGCCAGATCAGGCTGAAGAAGCGATCGACGCCGCACGACGGGCGTTCAAGGAGTGGTCTGGGATTGAGGCCAAGTATCGCTCTGAATATCTGGAGCTGATCGCCAACGAGATGCGGGATCGCCGTTTCGAATTGGCAGCGTGGATGGTATACGAATGTGGAAAACCATGGGTGGAAGCAGATGCCGACGTCGCAGAGGCAATTGATTTCTGTAACTACTACGCCGAGCAAATGAGGTTCCTGGGCGAACCCCGTCATCGAGATGTTCCCGGCGAAGAGAACTCCTATTATTATCGCGCTCGTGGTGTCGTCGTGGTTATTTCTCCATGGAATTTCCCACTGGCAATCCTGACCGGGATGACTGTCGCTGCTTTGGTGTCCGGGAATACCGTGATCATGAAGCCGGCCGAGCAGTCCTCGGTCATCGCGGCGAAACTGATGGAAATCTTCAGTAACGCCGGCATTCCCAGCGGAGTGGTGAACTATCTACCCGGAAACGGTGAAGACATTGGCCCCGTGCTGGTGAACAGCCCGGACGTCGATATGGTGACCTTCACTGGTTCTCGTCCGGTCGGATTGGAAATTAACCGGAGTGCCTCCGATACCGATCAACGACAGCATTCGGTACGTAAAATCATTGCGGAAATGGGTGGCAAGAACGCCATTATTGTCGACGCCGATGCTGATCTCGATGAAGCAGTGCAGGGCGTCGTTCAGAGTGCCTTCAGTTATGCGGGACAAAAATGTTCGGCCTGTTCCCGTGTGATCGTGATGGAAGATGTTTACGATCAATTCCTGGAACGACTTGTCGAGGCGGCAGGAAGCCTGGTCGTCGGCGCTGCAGAACATCCGGCAACAACAGTCGGTCCCGTGATTGATAAGGCCGCACTCGATCGCATTAACGAATACATTGAACTCGCCTATGAAGAGGGCGATGTTGTCCTGGCGACCGATGTCAGTGAACTCGAAGGCGAAGGATACTACGTCGGGCCGCACATCATCGAGAATGTCGCTTCTGAATCACGTCTCGCCCAGGAGGAAATATTCGGACCTGTGTTGGTTGTGTTCAAAGTGCAGAAACTAAATGAAGCCTTTGAGATTGCCAACAACACGGATTACGCATTGACCGGCGGCATGTACAGTCGGTCTCCCAAGAATCTGCAGCAGGCCCGCCTGAAAATGATCTGCGGCAACCTGTATCTGAACCGGGGCATCACCGGGGCACTCGTTGATCGTCAACCGTTTGGTGGTTTCCGCATGTCGGGTATTGGTACCAAAGCCGGCGGACCTGATTACCTGCATCAGTTCCTGATTCCAATCAATGTGACCGAAAATACGATGCGACGCGGCTTCGCTCCTAATGCCACAGATCCTAATTCAGTCAGCTCCGATACGACATCTTCTGAGAATGAAGATGCGACGGGAGAGGTATAA